The Dermacentor variabilis isolate Ectoservices chromosome 4, ASM5094787v1, whole genome shotgun sequence genome contains the following window.
ATTACTTATTCTTaataaacttatcaaatattatagctagtgtcaatgagaaaaatgcAGAGCAACATAGAAAACTCCAGATACAGTTTTCCGTTGCGcagtacgtgctgcataaaaaGGGTTTTTTTCGAGCGtaaaagaagcccacgaatacacgcaaagtgatTTGTCGGGCTGCGAATATGTGCCGCGACTTCTTCTCAGAAACGGCAACCTCTTGCCAGGGGTGGAGTGTTTGTCGGAGGATCGAGTGGCACACCGGCTACGAAGACAACGAATGTTAACTTTATGACGCGACTTGTTGCAGCAATTTGCAAGATTTACAAAGTAAGTAGTTTAAGGAGCAGACGATAAGCAAGCAAGCGCACTGCAGCACTACACGTTGCTCGGCATTTTTGCAAGCTTTTTGCCTTGCTCTTTTACGTACTGTAGCACATTGCACATGGTCATTACTTACAAAGCAAACAGTTCAAGAACGACGTTGGAGAAGCCAATAATTGCGGCGAGGTATTCCTTCGTAAACAAAGAGTCGACGAGAGTGATACtgcgagtaacaaaaaaaaattattataaaaAACGTTCCTTTTCTATTACCAGCTTCCGCATAGTGGGTCAACCTTTCCTATGGGAATACAAAAACTAGAGGAAGTTGCGGCAGCGACACTTATGCGATTAAAGATTTACTGCGAGCTGGAACAATGATACTTCGATGGTTGTTCAAAATGCGTACACTTCAAAGTGCGCTTACTGGAAAAAGCATGGGGGCCCAGTTCGTTCCAACTATGTCATGCGGGAAAGCCTGCTGGCAATACACTTGTTATGTTGCGCATTACTGCGTTGTCCCACACTGCGGCTTAAATGCTTAAGGTTCGAAACCGGAGCTGCATTTAAGGTttctccaagaaaaaaaaaacttctcacaGGCGCTTATATTGAAGGGCCACCGTGTGTTCATTCGCTTTCATGGgcgttcatagaaaaaaaaaatgaaatccacAATGTCCAGTGGCCTGGCGTCACATTTCAGCGGTCGCTGCAACTGTCGTTATTGACACTGTACTGAATACACAGAATTTGTAGAATACACAGCACTGCATGTTCACCCTGGGCGACTTGGCCAATCCTAACAGAAGTGTTGCCTAGAGGTTCGCATGTGGAAATGTTAAACACAAGAAGTAACAGTGAAGTCGGATGTTTCATTGCAAGGTTGCGCAacgcaataaataaagaaaaaaagcacagttAAGCATTCCCGTGACTGACCCACAATTATGCGATCTCTAGGGCCAGTTATCCACGGCTTAAGAGCATTTGTAACAATATATAAGATCGAGTCAGTACAAGTTGCACATCGTTCGTCGCTGTCACGAAGTGACACGAAGTGCTACTCATAGGAAAAATAAAACGAGCGTCATTTCGTTGCTTGACGTTAGCTTAGTGGGTGGTATTATATTCGGAATGTTCGAAAAATATCCATTGTCCAACGTACTATTCCACGAATAACACAACCGGTACCACGCAAAGACCTGCGACTACAGTTCATTTCGCTGTGTGCTCGTCGCCGTTGTGCTCCGTGTAGAGGAAAGAGCACTGCTTGGCGGCCCTCATCTGACTGCCCGGCGCGCAGTTGAAGTGTTGTGTGAAGGGCGGGAAGTGGCGCAGGGCTCTGTTGCAGTCCATGGCACCCGGGTTTGCGCCACCACACATGAAGTAGCAAAGCGTGATGAAGAAGAGCTGTTGCTCTGTGTATGCCTCGATGACCCTCGTGGACCGCGGCTCCGAAGCGAGCGCCCGCTCCAGCGCCGCGTATGCCACCTCCAGCGCCGGAGTGTCGGGAAAGACGCGATGGTCTGCGAGGAGTATCACGCGCGTTTTATGCCCAACGTATGCTAGATGCGATTCCGCAGTCTATAATGCCAAATATCGGAGCGGGCACCGAGACAAGAGAATGAGGGtcgagggaaagaaaaaaaaaattgggaggaCTCTTAAGTTttgtctttaagagtggaacgcgatagcattcaaagattcccgactattctcacgcttcccggcaactgcagcttgttgGAAATGCTGGCGGGAACGCTATGCAcgagggcgagctttctggttgttTTTTTAATGATGTAAGGAACCGAGTGGGCCGCACCACTCGTACTAAGaaagacctcaaacggcagctgcaaAAGGCGTTCTTGTTTCAGGTtcagcgtaacagaattatgttttctcttatattcaaattacaatccgacgctatagCACGCATGTCTGTAAGTCGTACTTCAGAAATTTTCTCACGCAGTTTGTTCAGTAAAGCCTCTGCGGTACGCCAAGGGATTGCGTGGTTCGGTATGGTTTTCTCGGCCGCGGACGCCGGCGCCGACACCGGATCTCCTGCGACAAGGGGcacttaacgctatcgcgttaaaatggttTCGCATGCTAACAGAAATACCTGCTTGTGACGTGTACTCGTGTCGCCAACAGCTTGTACATGCGTGATCTAAATGTGTCGTTTTCAAGTCTCTAGCACAAAGAAAAGAACAGCAGCTTCAGTTCTTAGCACGATAAGCCTTCACGTTTTACCAAGAATGCAAAACATCAACCATCACCAGCTTGATTTTAATGCCGATAGTAATACAGGAGGACCTCATCCACTTTCGAACTCCCTAAAAAAACATATGACCTGATCCCGAAGGCAGTACAGTCTAACACAATCTCAAAGTGCATTTCTCGAGCATTGGGGCATTTAAGGATCCCTTGTTGgtcaggtgcagcggtggcgtagaggtagaacatccgcctcgcgtgcaagaggtccgtggatcgaatcatatagcatataaagagctgaaaagcgggcacgtcctgtgctaccggggcttaacggagagacgagaactaggagtcggattcctgattaataaggatatatctggtaacatacaggaattctatagcatcaacgagagggtggcaggtcttgtcgtgaaacttactaagaggtagaaattgaaggtcgtacaggtctacgcccctacacccagtcatgatgaccaggaagtcgaaagcttctatgaagacgtggaatcggcgatgggtaaagtcaaaacaaaatacactatactgatgggcgacttcaatgccagggtaggcaagaagcaggctggagacaagtcatgCAGTGgaagaatatggcataggttataggaatagcaggggagatttattagtagagtttgcagaacgaaataatttgcggataatgaatgcgtccttccgcaagcggcataagcgaaagtggacgtggaggagcccgaatggcgagactagaaatgaaatagacttcatactctgcgctaaccctggcgtcatacaagatgtggacgtgctcggcaaggtgtgctgcagtgaccatacgatAGTGAGATCTAGAATTAGCctggacttgaggagggaatggaagaaattggcacataagaagccgatcaatgcggtaccagtaagagggaaaatagaagaattccagatcaagctgcagaacaggtattcggctctaactcaggaagaggaccttagtgttgaagcaatgaacgacaatcttatgggcatcattaaggagtgtgcgatagaagtcggtggtaacttcgttagacaggataccggtaagctatcgcaggagacgaaagatctgattaagaaacgccaatgtatgaaagcctctaaccctacaactagaatagaactggcataactttccaagttaataacaagcgtaagatagctgacataaggaagtataatatggatagaattgagcatgctctcaggaacggaggaagcctaaaagcagtgaagaaaaagctaggaataggcaacaatcagatgtatgcgttaagagacaaagccggcaatatcattactaatatggatgagatagttcaagtggctgaggagttctatagagatttatacagtaccagtggcacccacgacgataatggaagagagaatagtctacaggaatttgaaatcctgcaagtaacgccggaagaagtaaataaagccttgggagctatgcaaagggggaaggcagctggggaggatcaggtaacagcagatttgttgaaggatggtgggcagattgttctagaaaaactggccaccctgtatacgcaatgccttatgacttcgagcgtaccggaatcttggagaacgctaacataatcctaatccataagaaaggggacgccaaagatttgaaaaattatacaccgatcagcttactatccgttgcctacaaagtatttactaaggtaattgcaaatagaataaggaacaccttagactttcgtcaaccaaaggaccaggcaggattccgtaaaggctactcaacaatagaccatattcacactatcaatcaggtgatagataaatgtgcggaatataaccaacccttatatatagctttcattgactacaaGAAGgcgtttgattaagtcgaaacctcagcagtcatggaggcattacggaatcaggctgtagacgagccgtgtgtaataatacttaaatatatatatagcggctccacagccaccataatgctccataaagaaagctacaaaatcccaataaagaaaggcgtcaggcagggagatacaatctctccaatgctatacacagcctgtttacaggaggtatttagagacctggattggggagaattggggataaaaggtaatggagaataccttagtaacttgcgattcgctgctgatattgccttgcttcgtaactcaggggaccaattgcaatgcatgctcactgacctggagaggcaaagcagaagggcgggtctaaaaattaatctgcaggaaactaaagtaatgtttagtagtctcggaagagaacagcagtttacgataggtagcgcggcactggaagtggtgagggaatacatctacttagggcaggcagtgactgtggatccggatcatgagactgaaataatcagaagaataagaatgggctggggtgcatttggcaggcatttgACAGGCATTTGGCAGGCaggtggtggtcaaaattaatcacgagtcccccactacggcgtgcctcatgatccaGTCGTACTTCTGGTacataaaacctcagaattcattcattcattcaaacataGACTCAAAGCACTAGCTGTTACGAGTGAAGAATGCGAGACACTCGCATTTTCTGGCCCTTGTCATTCAACACAGCACTTGGTAATGTTAGACGTTGCCTTCGCTTGCGCCCCTCGCAATAAGGATGTAGAAAACATGGCCTCTATGATGTTATCTTGCCACTTGCAGGGTCTGCTGCACGGCAAAACTTGGCATATTGTGATTCCTTTCATTAGAAAGGCTGATCAGTGCAATGTGGGCAAAGAGAGAGGCATGGAAAAATCCGAATTCGCATTTTTTCCTGACAAGCCAGGCAAGTGCCAAGCATTACGACATATGATTCGGTCGATCTGGCGTAATGTTTATGATCTTGCAGCGAAATTTAAGCCAAACCAAAGCCGATTGTAACCACGAAGAACTTCTTTAATGTGTTTCAGCGAAAAATGCACGTCGGTATACTTACTTCCGGCTGTTGTGGTTCCTCTTTTATGGCCACTGTCGTCAGCCGCCAGACAGAACATTCGTTCGACCACGGTGATTCTCCAGACGTCTGACGCCCATTCTTGACCTACATTGCCGTCCGCGTCGAACAACACACCCTCACTGTCCACGGTCTTGACGAGTTCGCGGGCGTACACGAAGCCCAGGCCGCCGTAGAACATGGCGTTTGTGCCCTGCGCGTAGTACATTGGCTCGGACAGTGCCTGGACCGAGATGCCGACCGTGTTGCGCAGGTAGTCGTATTTGGCCAAAGGCAGGCGCATGTTGGGCGGCATGTCGGCTGCGGCGCCGTGGTAGACAGGGTCCGTCTGCAGTTCGTACAGAGCTCGTCTGGAGTGAAGCCAGAGGTCGGCGAACGTCTCACCCGCGGCGTGCATGTCCTCGGGAAAGCCGGAGTACATTATGGAGAGCGCCTCGTCCGTGAGGAGGTCGTTGGCGGGCCACAGCAGAGTCCTGGCGCGCGAAAGCTTGTTCTGAGCGCTGACGTCGGTGGCGTTGTCGAGCCACGGGAGAGCTCCGATCAGGACTAAGGCCGTCTGCTGGACCGTGCTAAGTTGCGAGTTGACCTTTAGGCGCAGTATCTCTGGAAAGTTGACCGCTGTCGCAAGGGCGATCACCAAAAACCGGTAGATCTCTTCAGCCTCGGTGGCGCAGAAATTCACACGCCTGACGTTGGCGGCGGTGATACTGTCGTACCTACAATGTGCAAGAGAGAACGCGAGAAATTCAGCGTGATATCTGGCGCCATCTGTTTCTCAAGATTATTGGTGAAAGGGGACGTGATTTGGATTCTAGCGGGTCCGGTTTACTTTTGTTAACTAACGTTCGTGTTGCGCACCGAAGCGTGCTATTTTTTAAGCAGTGGTTTCCGCAAATGATATTTATCTCTTATCATCTCGTACACTATGGCCACTATCCTGAAGAACATCAGTATTCGTCTTTTCTTTTGCGGGGAGTAAAGCCACAGGTTCACAGAGAAACAAAGTCAAAGAAGCTTCACAGAGAGGTCATTTTATGCAAACGCAACGCGGATGATTAGACGTTTTATTTACTTTGCAAAGCTTACTTTGCTCTGGAAGGCAGCACGCGCGTCCCTCTTGTTAAGTGCATTTTCTGCCTGAAGATGGAAGATAGCTCGTGGTAACGTAAATGTGTTCATAAGAAATGCttagctttctttatttcctgcAGAAGTGGACATCTGCGATGCGGCACGTACGAGTCTTTCTTATTTCGTACCTATTGTTTGTCGTAGCACTACGTGCGCATTACTGACAACCCATAATCGCCATTTTGTCTGATATAAGTTGGCCACAAATGACGGCTAAGGTTTTTGTGTAAAGCAAAGAGAAGGCTTTTTTTAGCGATTTGGTCGGACACGTCAGCTCGAAGGTTAAGGCGCTGCATATTGACGCGCACATACCCTAAGTGGGTCTCCACCCCCGGACGCGCGCTAATAGGCGCGCTCACGCGAATGGTGGGTCGGGAGAAGAATATACTAAAGTATAGTGAAATAGAGAGGCCGTTTAGCTCTTGCATTCAATATTGCAGTTTTTAGCGTACAAGCTTCATCATCCAATTATTGTTCACAAGTCACGTTGCCCTACCACACTCCTACGGATGCCCTTATCGTGTGTTTGTTAGAGAAAACACTTGTCTCATTTTGTTTAACGTAAGTGTCAGCCAATGCCATCGATAAGTTTCCTTGCAGATTATGAGAGGAGCGCAATCTTGTTAATTGTGTGAACTTGTTCTTGTATTTAGCATCATATTTGTAGAAACAAAGATCAGCGCCACGCAAGATGAGAATCGCAATAAGCCTGCAAATGACGCACCTGTACATAAGCAGCCCAGCGTCCGCGATGGGCGCCAGTATCTGCGCCAGAAGCCAGGATAACGCCCCCAGtagtttcttgttgctgtgtttcgcCCAGAGCCGGCCGACCCCCGCAAGTAGCCCAGTGTCCCTCAGGACAACACGGTCCGATGTTGTGAACCTGGGCTGGCCAGTGACCGATGCATGGTTGTTGAGCATCTCAAGCCACTCGCTGGATGAGAAGGCGCCCGCAGTGTAGTCTTCGATGCTGTCCAGAGGGAACATGGCAGCTGTCTTGGCCTTGCCTTCACGGTTGTCGAGGAGCTCAAGGTACACGGTCTTCTCGATACGGGTCACCTTGCAAAGATATGGGGGAAGGGGGGCATGCAAATGCGATGCGGAAaacacgtgtgagctgttttgCTACGATGAAGAACACAGCCAATACGCACACTTGCCCATACCATGTGAGAACTAAACGGATGCACGCAGAAAACGCAGAGCGCCTGCCATTTGTAATACATGCGTCTTGCACCCTGCGATAACGTTGCAAAAGTTGTTAGGCggtgaaagatatatatatatatatatatatatatatatatatatatatatatatatatatatatatatatatatatatatatatatatatatatatatatatgtatatatatatatatatatatatacggtataTATCTATATACTTCGCTGCCTTTCACTGCAGCATTGCTATTTGGCGCCATTGTAAGCTAAGCCACAGCGGCAACCAGGTGCCGTAGGCTAAaccgagtgagagagagagagagagaaccaacTTTATTGATCCATAAAGAAATGGAGCGCGTTAAGCACCTGGtggggtggctccctcttcacggtttccatatgcttccagggccacctggcccctgtggatcagtcggagctggtcttccagggtgGGGCTGGATGGCAagatctcccatcgctcgtaaagggtggggataATACGGGAGTTAGTCATGGGTATAGGTGGGTGGTGGTCTTTGGAGaaattgcactctcctatgaTGTGCCGGAGGGTGCCTAGTACATTGCAGTGAGGGCATGTGTTCTCGTA
Protein-coding sequences here:
- the LOC142578236 gene encoding neprilysin-2-like — encoded protein: MRDWAAIHKRLDATNATFRYCSGHYEALLPRDDAIRRKRDSHSECDEVTRIEKTVYLELLDNREGKAKTAAMFPLDSIEDYTAGAFSSSEWLEMLNNHASVTGQPRFTTSDRVVLRDTGLLAGVGRLWAKHSNKKLLGALSWLLAQILAPIADAGLLMYRYDSITAANVRRVNFCATEAEEIYRFLVIALATAVNFPEILRLKVNSQLSTVQQTALVLIGALPWLDNATDVSAQNKLSRARTLLWPANDLLTDEALSIMYSGFPEDMHAAGETFADLWLHSRRALYELQTDPVYHGAAADMPPNMRLPLAKYDYLRNTVGISVQALSEPMYYAQGTNAMFYGGLGFVYARELVKTVDSEGVLFDADGNVGQEWASDVWRITVVERMFCLAADDSGHKRGTTTAGNHRVFPDTPALEVAYAALERALASEPRSTRVIEAYTEQQLFFITLCYFMCGGANPGAMDCNRALRHFPPFTQHFNCAPGSQMRAAKQCSFLYTEHNGDEHTAK